From Paenibacillus sp. FSL H8-0537:
CGGAATCCAGCTTATGCAGCGTAAGTCCAATACGGTGATCCGTCACGCGGCTCTGTGGGAAATTATACGTGCGAATCCGCTCACTGCGGTCGCCCGTTCCGACTTTGCTTTTACGCTCGCCGGCATATTTCGCTTCTTCCTCTTGACGCTGTACATCGACAATACGCGCACGCAATACTTGCAGCGCTTTAGCTTTGTTTTCATTTTGCGATTTGCCGTCTTGGCAAGTCGCCATAATGCCCGTCGGTACGTGAAGCACCCGGACAGCGGATTTTGTCGTATTAACCGACTGGCCGCCTGCGCCGCTTGAGCAGAACGTATCCACACGAATATCCTTGTCGAAAATCTCGACTTCCACTTCCTCAACCTCCGGCATAACCGAAACGGTAGAAGTGGACGTATGAATACGACCGCCAGATTCCGTTACCGGAATACGCTGTACCCGATGAGCGCCGCTCTCGAATTTCAGCTTGCTGTAGGCGCCTTTGCCCGTAATCATGAAAATAACCTCTTTAAAGCCGCCCAAGTCATTTTCATTAAAATCCATCAGCTCTACACGCCAGCCTTGCGTATCCGCAAACTTCGTGTACATACGGTACAGCTCATAAGCGAATAAAGCCGCTTCGTCGCCGCCAGCTGCGCCGCGAATTTCCACGATAACGTTTTTGTCATCGTTCGGATCTTTCGGCAGAAGCAAAATTTTAATTTTTTCTTCCAGCTCTTCCTTGCGGTCAGACAGCTCATCAATCTCCATCTTGACCATCTCGCGCATTTCATCATCCAGCTTCTCGCCCTGCATAACCTTCGCATCGTCCAGTTGCTCCGACACTTGTTTATATTCAGTAAAAGCTTCATAAGATTGTTGCAGATCGGACTGCTCCTTGGAATATTCCCGCAGACGCTTCGGATCACTTGCTACATCTGGATCACACAGCAATTCACTCAGCTTCTCGTAACGATCAGCTAGTGCTTGTAAACGGTCCAACACCATCATTCACCTCTGTTATCACACTTTGATACTCCATTATAACATATGCGCAGCATTCTATCGACAAGCGAATTACTGCCGCCGCGCCCAGTTTTCTACTTCTCCGCTTGCTATCCTCGTCTACTTAGACGAAAGAGCCTCCGAATCCGCTCACAAAGCAGATCGAAAGCTCCTTCTTGCCTAGAAAATCTAAACGTTGAAGCGGAAATGTATAACATCGCCGTCTTTTACGACATAGTCCTTGCCTTCCAGACGAACCTGGCCACGCTCTTTCGCCACGTTCATTGAACCGGCAGCAGACAAATCGTCAAACGATACGATCTCGGCGCGAATAAAGCCACGCTCAAAATCCGTATGAATAACGCCAGCTGCCTGCGGCGCTTTCGTTCCGCTGCGAATCGTCCAAGCGCGAACTTCCTGCACGCCTGCCGTAAAATACGTATAAAGGCCAAGCAGCTTGTAAGCCGCACGAATCAGACGGTTAAGTCCCGACTCCGCAAGTCCAAGCTCCTCCAGGAACATTGCCTTGTCTTCGCCTTCCAGCTCAGCAATTTCTTCCTCAACGCGAGCGGAAATAGGCACCACTTCTGCATTTTCAGCAGCCGCAAACTCACGTACTTTATTAACGAATTCATTATTGTCCGTATCGGCAACTTCTGCTTCGCTAACATTGGCTGCATAAAGCACAGGCTTCATGGTCAGCAAATGAAGATCGCGAATAAGCAGCTTCTCGTCATCGGACAGCTCCAGGCTGCGCGCTGGCATATCATTGTAGAGCGCTTCTTTTACACGCTCAAGCACTTCCACCTCTTGCACGACTTTTTTGTCGCCGCCCTTGAGATTTTTGCGGGAGCGCTCGATCTTTTTATCCACGGAATCAATATCCGCCAAAATCAGCTCCAGATTAATGGTCTGAATATCGTCGATCGGATCGATTTTGCCCGCTACATGCGTAATATTCTCGTCTTGGAAGCAGCGAACGACATGAACAATCGCATCGACTTCACGGATATGCGCCAAAAACTTGTTGCCAAGTCCTTCGCCCTTGCTCGCGCCTGCTACCAGACCGGCAATATCAACAAACTCAAACGCTGTAGGCACGATGCTTTTCGGCACTACGAGCTCAACGAGCCTATTCATACGCGGGTCCGGTACCTCTACAACA
This genomic window contains:
- the prfA gene encoding peptide chain release factor 1, which produces MLDRLQALADRYEKLSELLCDPDVASDPKRLREYSKEQSDLQQSYEAFTEYKQVSEQLDDAKVMQGEKLDDEMREMVKMEIDELSDRKEELEEKIKILLLPKDPNDDKNVIVEIRGAAGGDEAALFAYELYRMYTKFADTQGWRVELMDFNENDLGGFKEVIFMITGKGAYSKLKFESGAHRVQRIPVTESGGRIHTSTSTVSVMPEVEEVEVEIFDKDIRVDTFCSSGAGGQSVNTTKSAVRVLHVPTGIMATCQDGKSQNENKAKALQVLRARIVDVQRQEEEAKYAGERKSKVGTGDRSERIRTYNFPQSRVTDHRIGLTLHKLDSVMNGDMAEIISSLTIAEQADIMERELN
- the ychF gene encoding redox-regulated ATPase YchF — encoded protein: MALKAGIVGLPNVGKSTLFNAITQAGAESANYPFCTIDPNVGVVEVPDPRMNRLVELVVPKSIVPTAFEFVDIAGLVAGASKGEGLGNKFLAHIREVDAIVHVVRCFQDENITHVAGKIDPIDDIQTINLELILADIDSVDKKIERSRKNLKGGDKKVVQEVEVLERVKEALYNDMPARSLELSDDEKLLIRDLHLLTMKPVLYAANVSEAEVADTDNNEFVNKVREFAAAENAEVVPISARVEEEIAELEGEDKAMFLEELGLAESGLNRLIRAAYKLLGLYTYFTAGVQEVRAWTIRSGTKAPQAAGVIHTDFERGFIRAEIVSFDDLSAAGSMNVAKERGQVRLEGKDYVVKDGDVIHFRFNV